The Naumannella cuiyingiana DNA window TCCGCCTCGTCTGAGGCACCCCCCGACAGACCACGACACGACCGCGGGTCCGGAGACTTCTCCGGGCCCGCGGTCGTTGCGTCCGGCTGCCGGCCTCGCCGGGTCCGCTCAGACCGGCAGACCCGGCTCGATCTCTCCCGCCCACGCGGTGATCCCGCCCCGCAGATGCTCCACATCGCGGCCCCGGGCACGCAGCAGTTCGCGCACCTGTCCCGAGCGCGCGCCGGAGCGGCAGTACAGCACCACCGCCCCGGGCGGCAGCCGGTCCGGGTCGGCCTCGATCAGGCCCTTGGGTACGAGCTCGGCCCCCGCGATCTGCGAGACCGCGGTCTCGGCCGGCTCCCGGATGTCGATCAGGGTGAAGTCGGCGCGTCCGGCCGAGCGCTCGGCGAGCAACCGGCGAAGCTCCTCGGCGGAGATGCCGTCGTCCTCCTCGACGGGGTCACCCGGGGCCGGCGTACCGCAGAATTCGCCGTAGTCGACCAGGCCGTCGATGGTCGCGTCCGGACCGCACAGCGGGCAGCCGGGATCCGCCTCGACGCGCAGGGTACGCCAGTCCTGGCCGAGCGCATCGTGGACCAGCAGCCGGCCGACCAGCGGCTCGCCGGCACCGGTGATCAGCTTGATCGCCTCGGCGGCCTGGACCGATCCGATCACCCCGGGCAGCACGCCCAATACGCCGCCCTCGGCGCAACTGGGGACCGCGCCCGGCGGCGGCGGCTCGGGATAGATGCAGCGATAGCAGGGGCCGTGGCCGGCCCAGAGGACGCTGACCTGGCCGTCGAACCGGAAGATCGAGGCCCAGACACAGGGCAGCCCGGCGAGCGCGCACGCATCGTTGACCAGGTAGCGGGTGGCGAAATTGTCGGCCCCGTCCACGACGAGGTCGTACTCGGCGACGACCGCCCGCGCGTTGTCCGCGGTCAGCGGCTCGCGATGGGTGCGGACGGTGACCAGGGGGTTGAGTTCGGCCAGGCGGGCCGCGGCCGACTCCACCTTGGACCGGCCGACATCGGCCACCCCGTGCAACACCTGGCGCTGCAGATTGGACTCGTCGACGACGTCGAAGTCGATCACGCCGATCGTGCCGACGCCGGCCGCCGCGAGATAGAGCAGCGCGGGGCTGCCCAACCCGCCCGCACCGACCACCAGTACCCGCGCGTTCTTCAGCCGCCGCTGCCCGACCATCCCGATGTCGGGAATCAACAGGTGCCGGCTGTAGCGTCCGAGCTCGGCGGGTTCCAGCTCGGCGCCGGGACTGACCAACGGATCCATGCCCCCACGCTACGCGGGCCGGCGAACCGCGACCGCCAGCGGCGCCGGCCCGGGCCTAGGCTGGCCCGGTGGCCCGTTCCGAGACGCTGACCGAGATCGACGGTCGTCGGCTGGCGTTGTCCAACCTGGCCAAGGAGCTCTATCCGAGCGGGCAGACCAAGGCCGAGGTGATCTCCTACTACCTGCACATCGCGCCCGTGCTGTTGCCGCACATCGCCGACCGCCCGCTGACCCGGCTGCGCGCCCCGGACGGCGCCGCCGGCCCGACGTTCTACGAGAAGAACGCGCCGGCCGGTACGCCGGACTGGGTACGGGTCCGGCCGGTGCAGGCCTCCGACGGGCCGATCGACTACGTGGTCGCCGACGACGCCGCGACGGTGGTCTGGCTGGCCAACCTGGCGGCGCTGGAGCTGCACGTGCCGCAGTGGCGTTTCGCCTCCACCGGGCCGGGGCGGCTGCGGCTGCCCGAGAGCGCGACGGACGCGCCACTGCCGTTGCACGACCGGTTGGTGATCGACCTGGACCCCGGCGAGGGGATCACCATGATCGAATCGGCCCGGGCGGCGCTGCTGGCCGGTGGCCTGCTGGCGCGCGACGGGCTGGTGCCGGTCTGTCGCACCTCGGGCGGCAAGGGCCTGCAGGTGGCCGCCGCGATCGCGCCCGCCGACGGCACCGCGAGCCGCGACTACGTCCGCGGGCTGGCCGCCGAGCTGGTCCGCACCGCGCCGGACCTGTTCGTCGACCAGATGGCCAGGTCGGCGCGGGCCGGGCGGATATTCGTCGACTACAACCAGAACCAGACCTTTCGCAACACGGTCGCGCCGTACTCGCTGCGGATCGGGGACCGTCCGCGGGTGGCGACCCCGCTGACCTGGGACGAGTTGGGCGCGGTGCAGACGCCCGATGCGCTGCGATTCGGCCCGGACGAGGTCCTGGCCCGGGTCGCCGAGCACGGCGACCTCGCCGGGGA harbors:
- the moeB gene encoding molybdopterin-synthase adenylyltransferase MoeB, with amino-acid sequence MDPLVSPGAELEPAELGRYSRHLLIPDIGMVGQRRLKNARVLVVGAGGLGSPALLYLAAAGVGTIGVIDFDVVDESNLQRQVLHGVADVGRSKVESAAARLAELNPLVTVRTHREPLTADNARAVVAEYDLVVDGADNFATRYLVNDACALAGLPCVWASIFRFDGQVSVLWAGHGPCYRCIYPEPPPPGAVPSCAEGGVLGVLPGVIGSVQAAEAIKLITGAGEPLVGRLLVHDALGQDWRTLRVEADPGCPLCGPDATIDGLVDYGEFCGTPAPGDPVEEDDGISAEELRRLLAERSAGRADFTLIDIREPAETAVSQIAGAELVPKGLIEADPDRLPPGAVVLYCRSGARSGQVRELLRARGRDVEHLRGGITAWAGEIEPGLPV
- the ligD gene encoding non-homologous end-joining DNA ligase is translated as MARSETLTEIDGRRLALSNLAKELYPSGQTKAEVISYYLHIAPVLLPHIADRPLTRLRAPDGAAGPTFYEKNAPAGTPDWVRVRPVQASDGPIDYVVADDAATVVWLANLAALELHVPQWRFASTGPGRLRLPESATDAPLPLHDRLVIDLDPGEGITMIESARAALLAGGLLARDGLVPVCRTSGGKGLQVAAAIAPADGTASRDYVRGLAAELVRTAPDLFVDQMARSARAGRIFVDYNQNQTFRNTVAPYSLRIGDRPRVATPLTWDELGAVQTPDALRFGPDEVLARVAEHGDLAGDLLLDDPPPLPASD